Sequence from the Erythrolamprus reginae isolate rEryReg1 chromosome 2, rEryReg1.hap1, whole genome shotgun sequence genome:
TCCACGTGGAACAATGCTATAAACCTGACATTTTCTAAGTGCCGACAACAGGGCAAAACTTTTTGCCTTCACACTTGTGTTTCCTCTATGCTAATGTACTCAGTGTACTCACGAAATGTAcacgaaatgtactcaggaagGGAACATGGCTTTGATAGGGCAGAGATAGATCTGACACCTtctctcaaggcacatagcttctGCAGGAACCCACATACTAACTGCAAGTTCCTTCTTGTTGTACGTTCTGCACCTTCTACATAGTAAAACTCTttctttactttctgtataaggaaaccttgacaactagtatctgattggctgatgctgtgtgttttttgtactcctttggaaatgtataaagagccctgaaaagcaatccacgttgttcagacattgcttttatatcttctgaacctgatgcatacaccaaataaacctggcaatctCAATCTTCTCGTGGTCTCTGCTCCCTTATTGGCAACAAGTCGTTCTTGTTCTGCTACAAGAAGAGTTTTAGTGGTAATTCTAACCTGGTGCAAAAGCAGAGggctcacacgggagagaaaccctttgaatgtcctgactgtgggaaatgttttagggataattccaacctggtgagacaccagaagtCTAATACAGGAGAtaaactctttgaatgtcctgattgttggATTGTCGCATCCCttatatcctggacataaacggtttcaactcctaccctcaaaatgtaaaacaaataattccctcaacactatcaaagtatttactaactctgcactactattactactagttttttctcatcattcctatcacccgtttcctcccaccagtgattgtatgactaacttgttgcttctatccttaaggtttttattaatattgattgtttcctcattgcttatttgatccctataatcattgtgttgtacctcatgattcttgatatatacacacacacacataaaaaaccTTTCCTAATACATTATATAATCTATAGAATAAAGTTCTATATATTTAAACCAAAAAACAATAACTACAATTTGTGTTGAATCGCTAGTGCTCCCGCCATTTCTTATCCTCGCCATCTGGTttccaatattttaaattcaattctctttttttagtttttacAATATTAGCTAATTAAAATacatatctcttaattttctattctatcataaaacttcccccaaatcttataataattagaatcttgtttatctttaaatttcaagtcagtctattcatctctgcacagtccatggTTTtactcaaaacttccctttcagttggtatttattcaatttccagTTGTGagcatatacaatcctagctgccgtaactatatatattaataataataataataataataataataatataatagtaataatagtagtaattataataataataatagttgtagtagtagtagtaatttattaaatttgtatgccgtccctctccgatgTTTCATCCTTATCAAAAATATCTGGTAAATTACCCAAAGGTATATTTCCGGTTTAAGTTCAATAGTTTTTCTTAAAATCTTCTCAAGATTGacttctaaatgtagttcataaaatcgtcTGCCACagtgttcttcctgtcaatgaatacttcagtctaaaccacaacaacacacaaacacacaatatattcaaactcaatgtaaacggcTCAAACACTAAATCAGTGCCTAGAATGCATTACTTGActgtgtggtttcttccccaacgccaaaaactttaaccttagtctGTATATAGTCAACCTCATCCCTTTTCTTAGAGGTGTGTAAGGGGGTGCATATGCGAACCAtcgtgcctaccctccctgtcctattgtccaaatttacctatacctattttgcttttgtttatgtttacaaCGGTTACCAcgtacacgttttgacaaataaaataaaaatacttcctttaaaaaataaatttaggggaaaatgtttttccatccccccttcacttttttttgtatgttggtcttgtagacatgtatattttgcattttgtatgttggtttgttttaaataaacaataaataaaaatcattttaaaaaaaaagtaagataAATTCAGGGCTCAGAACATACTAAATTTGGTAAGCTAAGAAGCATCACATTTCACtaggctaaagtgaccagatgagCGGGACAATCACACACCTTATGATAATTGgtccctttgaaaaatgtcctgctgtttttcctcccaaccagccctGTTGAGAAGAGGCTTGCGGGAGGGGATTCTGGGCTTTCCGCTGATGCCTCGCCATCTCCgcccctaacccagcttggcAGGAGGTCTCtgcggggaggaagaaagagcgagagggccCACTGAGGTAAAGGGGCGCCGCGGCGGGGACGGTGAGGCGCGCACTTGCTGAGGGGAGACGGTGTCATTGGCAAAGCTTCTGTTGCCTCGGTGCTTCTGGAGGCAGCGGCCAGCCCAAGGACGCAGTCTGTCCGGGCACCTCAGGATCCGCCGAGGGGGAAGCACAGTGTTGCTTTCCCTCACCTCGGAGCTGGCGGGACCTCCCTGAATGCGCTTGGGGGCATCCTGAGGCGgggtcctcccctccccccccgtttGCCCCCTGCCCTAAGAGCCCCCGTTTTGCTGAAGGAGCAGGTGGGGGGGGAGCCGGGAGCGTCTGAGAGGAAGGAGCCTCCCGCTGAAGGGCCTGGTCCGAAGggggaaaagtgtgtgtgtgagggggaggCCGGAGCAGGCTGCCTTTGCGTCTCTCGTCCAGGAGCCGGAGGGGGCTTAGTTCATGATGGGGGGAAGGCCCTTATGGAAAATGaccagggaagggagaagagtgaggaagaaagagtgggaaggagggagagaaagaaagaaagagaaatatagagggagggaaagcaagtaggatgcttggctgcatagctagaggtataacaagcaggaagagggagattatgatcccgctatatagagtgctggtaagaccatatttggaatactgtgttcagttctggagaccccacctacaaaaagatgttgacaaaaatgaaggggtccaaagacgggctacaagaatggtggaaggtcttaagcataaaacgtatcaggaaagacttaatgatctcaatctgtatagtctggaggacagaaggaaaaggggggacatgatcgaaacatttaaatatgttaaaggggtaaataaggtccaggagggaagtgtttttaataagaaagtgaacacaataacaaggggacacaatctgaggttagttgggggggaaatcaaaagcaacatgagaaaatattattttactgaaagagtagtagatccttggaacaaacttccagcagacgtggttggtaaatccacagtaactgaatttaaacatgcctgggataaacatatatccatcctaagataaaatacagaaaatagtataagggcagactagatggaccatgaggtctttttctgccctcagacttctgtgtttctatgttattaAAGAGCGAGGggatagaaatagagagaaaaggagggaggaagagagaaaagaggaaggaaggaagaataagaaagagagagagagagacaaagataaatagaaaggaagggaggaagagagaaagaggggggaaggtaggagggagagagagtgaaagagagagaaagaaagatgaaggaacagagagaaggagggagggagagacaaagggagggaggaagagagagagaataaaagaaagaaaattttctGGTCACTTTACACTAGGCTCACTTGCAAAGGTCAGTTGCCAGAAGTGCAAAACGATTTGATAGAATTTATACAGTGAGAACATCTTGCAAACGCCTTAGATAGAGACGGGGCAAGAGTGTTTTTCTTCCTGCTGTCAGGAGATGGCAGTCAGAAAGGCAGCATCTGTGTCAAAAAGGTgaggagttaaaaccatcgagtactgaATTGCTAGAAAAGATCCGAGGAGAGAAAAAACGCAGAGCTTCCTCTTCCGGAAGACTCATGGGAGAAAGAGGGCCTGTAGAGCGGCTTTTGTGCTCTCCCGAGGATCGAagcagcagctggaaggtgagttgagggcaggtggAAGGAAAGTCCGGGAGCAAGTCAGgctgtttgtttttcctccacggcctggaagcagagaagcaattgGGATGAAGCATGTCAGCTTCTGCTACTGGTTCCCTTCCTGCTCAAATTTAAGCCCGCTGGTGCTGCACGCTATGAAactggtggctgcaattttctgcaggtgggaagattgaaaaagtctctttcaagttaaggttgattctttgggaatggcttccctgcagaggttgtaggtgctccatcactgggggtttgtgagagagatggaagggaccttgcgggtCTTCTATTCCGACGCCCTgcaggagacccaataccatttcagacaattgattaattgttctcagcatcaagaaaaattctccttagttctggtcTACTTCTCTCCcggattaatttccacccactgcttcttgtcttgccttctggtgcattgcaaaataagttgaccccgttTTTGACCCTTCAACTATtgcaatactgctatcatgtcacccttaatgcttccttttactagactagactagacatacttaATTCCTGCAacatttctttatatgttttaacctcaaGCCCCctactgctcttctctgcactctttatagagtctcaacaCCTGTTTAAAAAATATGGGAATCAAAACTAGTTGCAATAatccaagtgtgatcttaccaaagcattataaattgttactaacacttcacatgatcttcattCTAGCCCTGTGTTAAggcagcctaggattgcattagcttttgtGGCCACTGCATCACactgttggctttttaaaagttgattGCTCACAATggtaggacttcaagatccatgtcacagttactgctattgagtcaGGATGTACCTATTCTGTACATTGCCATTTGCTTTTTTGTGACTAAGTGTACAACCTCTTTTATTTtctccactgaatttcattttgttacatagggtccagtgttcaaatctatcaagattcttctgtatcttgagtctGTCTTTTGGGGtgttggttattcctgccagcttagtgttgTCTCCAAATTatcctctgggagttgggtggaATATAATTCCAAATGAGATGAGTTCCCATTCTAGTCATTTACTGAAATtgtttatgaaaatattgaagaatactgagaATAAAATAGAGTCTCCATATAATTGTAGTTCCATTGACTAATGGTTGAAtgtggtttgtcagccagttacaaatccattggATGGTGATCATATCCATACCACATTTTCTTCATTTACCAAGTACTGTAGTAGATTGTTCTccactttatcaaatgcttttctgTAATGCCAGTATACTGTGTTCACAGCATTTTTCTAGTCTACTAATTTAGACACTTTTTCAAAGAAGGAAATAAGTTTTATTTGACATGATCTTTTTtcaacaaacccatgttggcttctgGTTCTAACTTTGCTTGGTTCTAGATGTTTGCAGATCTGTTGCTTGGTTATCTTATGCAGGATCTTAATAAtaacacagagttggaagggaccttggaggtcttctagtccaaccccttgcttaggcaggaaaacctacactacttcagacatatggttatccaacatctgctttaaaacttccaatgttggggcattcacaacttctggaggcaagctgttctaccgTTCAAACATTCTGACTGTCGggatatttctccttagttcgaagttacttctctctttgtttatattcctcccattgcttcttgttctaccctcaggtgctttggagaataggttgactccttcttctttgtggcaactcttgagatactggaacactgttatcatgtctcccctggtccttcttttcatttaactagCCATGCCCTatccctgcaaccgttcttcatatgttttagactccagtcccctaatcatctttgttgctcttctgttgcactttttctagagtctcaatatccttttgcatcttggcaatcaaaactgaatgcagtattcaggATTGGTCGCAGTGTGGCTTTattaaggccttataaagtggtattaacacttcacatgatcttgattctatctttctgttgatgcagcctagaactgtgttggcttttttgacagctgctgtacactgctggctcatatttaattggctgTCCTCTAGGACTCCAGGATCCCTCTcagagttactactgttgagcaatgtaccacgtatactgtacctgtgcaattttttttcttgcctcaatgtagaaccttacatttttcaatattgaatttaattttattagatagcgcacatctctgaggactcggggcgggtcacaacaTGTACAGAAAACATGaatcaataatagcaatccaattaatacattataaaatagtctttaaaattctaattaaaaaagaagaaccatcaatatcattcattcgacaatcagaCTAAGGCATTCATTGGtctggggggaagatct
This genomic interval carries:
- the LOC139159266 gene encoding zinc finger protein 79-like, whose translation is MSCGKGFSDSSSHLKYQRTHTRQKPLNILYCGKGFSHNSSLLRLQWCHIGGKPLERPDCENSFLFCYKKSFSGNSNLVQKQRAHTGEKPFECPDCGKCFRDNSNLVRHQKSNTGDKLFECPDCWIVASLISWT